In the Euphorbia lathyris chromosome 5, ddEupLath1.1, whole genome shotgun sequence genome, one interval contains:
- the LOC136229780 gene encoding beta-glucosidase 12-like, which produces MSILLVVTTYDRLPLIVYINIYINNNKHQPLFSLVIKRNTFFNIFYKNKMFDFEIEFNNKFGCLVYIITHLLVSTIACGNENNISINRASFPTSFDFGIGSSAYQYEGATTKDGRGPCIWDTFIKKSPGSVTDHSDASITTDQYHRYKEDVRILKDIGFDIYRFSISWSRVLPKGGRRGGVNKKGINHYNKLINHLLSKGIKPIVTLFHWDLPQVIEDQYQGFLNPKIIDDFRDYAELCFNTFGDRVKLWVTINEPMMYAQQGYASATFAPGRCSNRSRCSAGDSSVEPYIVAHHLLLAHAAAVKLYKEKYQISQKGQIGISLNTNWMVPYSNSQKDQLATDRGFAFTYGWFMEPLYSGSYPLEMIVNVGKRLPNFTKEESNTIKGSYDFIGINYYTARYIADIPCRTQNLNYITDACIDIKSERNGIPIGPHIEGTWMYIYPEGLQYYLLYIKNKYNDPVIYITENGVAEHKDNTSSIFEDDKVRIEYFHSHLSRTLEAIRLGVNVKGYIAWSFLDNFEWTAGYTAKSGIVHVDFKNGFKRYPKQSSFWFKKFLTVTSIE; this is translated from the exons ATGTCTATATTGTTAGTTGTTACAACTTACGACAGACTTCCACtaattgtgtatataaacatatacattaacaataataaacatCAGCCTCTGTTTTCACTTGTTATAAAAagaaacacattcttcaacatcTTCTACAAGAACAAaatgtttgattttgaaattgaattcaacaacaaatttGGATGTCTTGTTTACATAATTACCCATTTACTAGTTTCCACTATAGCTTGTgggaatgaaaataatatttcaattaaTCGAGCAAGTTTTCCTACATCCTTTGACTTTGGGATAGGATCATCTGCTTATCAG taTGAAGGTGCAACAACTAAAGACGGGAGAGGACCATGCATATGGGATACCTTCATTAAAAAATCCCCAG GTTCGGTAACTGACCACAGTGATGCTAGTATTACCACCGACCAGTATCATAGATACAAG GAAGATGTGCGTATACTGAAAGACATAGGTTTtgatatttatagattttccatcTCTTGGTCTAGAGTTTTACCTA AAGGAGGGCGACGTGGAGGAGTAAATAAAAAAGGCATCAACCACTATAATAAACTCATTAATCACCTATTATCAAAAG GTATCAAACCGATTGTAACTCTATTCCATTGGGATCTTCCACAAGTTATAGAAGATCAATATCAAGGTTTTCTAAACCCTAAAATTAT TGATGATTTTCGTGATTACGCTGAGTTGTGCTTTAATACATTTGGCGACCGAGTAAAGCTTTGGGTCACTATAAATGAGCCAATGATGTATGCACAACAAGGTTATGCAAGTGCAACGTTTGCTCCAGGTAGATGTTCAAACCGTTCAAGATGCTCTGCAGGTGATTCCAGTGTTGAACCATACATAGTAGCACACCATCTACTCCTTGCTCATGCTGCCGCGGTCAAactatataaagaaaaataccAG ATTTCCCAAAAAGGTCAAATTGGAATTTCACTAAATACTAACTGGATGGTGCCATACTCAAATTCACAAAAAGACCAACTGGCAACAGATCGAGGTTTTGCTTTTACATATGGTtg GTTTATGGAGCCACTATATTCTGGATCTTACCCACTAGAAATGATTGTTAATGTGGGAAAAAGATTACCAAATTTTACTAAGGAGGAATCCAATACAATTAAAGGATCTTATGATTTCATCGGAATCAATTACTATACTGCGAGATATATTGCTGATATTCCTTGTCGAACTCAAAATTTGAACTACATCACTGACGCTTGTATCGATATTAAAA GTGAACGAAATGGAATTCCAATTGGTCCTCATATAGag GGTACTTGGATGTATATCTATCCAGAAGGGCTTCAATATTATCTACTTTACATCAAAAACAAGTACAATGACCCTGTAATTTATATTACAGAGAATG GAGTTGCTGAGCATAAAGATAACACAAGTTCTATTTTCGAAGATGATAAAGTGAGAATAGAATATTTTCATAGTCATCTAAGTCGcactcttgaagcaataag GCTTGGAGTAAACGTAAAGGGGTACATAGCATGGTCGTTTTTAGACAATTTTGAGTGGACAGCTGGCTACACAGCCAAATCTGGAATAGTTCATGTTGACTTCAAAAATGGATTCAAAAGATATCCAAAACAATCATCATTTTGGTTCAAAAAATTTCTTACTGTTACTAGTATAGAGTAG